GCCAGCGCCAGCACCGGGAAGACCCAGATCAGGTGGATATGATCGAACCAGCGCTCGAAGACGCCCGGGTTCACCATCGGGGTCCACAGGCTGATCATCACGAAGGCGGCGAGCACCGCCAGCAGCAGCACCGGCGTGATGCGGTAGGCCCACGCCTGGACATGCCCCTCGGACTTGAGGATCAGCCAGGTGGCGCCGAGCAGCGCATAGCCGGCCATCAGGCTGATGCCCGTCAGGATGGTGAAGGGCGTCAGCCAGTCCAGAGCGCCGCCCACGTAGGTGAAGTCCTCCACGGCGAAGCCCTGGATATAGGCCCCTACCACGGCGCCCTGGGCAAAGGCGGCCACCGCCGAGCCCCAGCAGAAGGCACGGTTCCACCAGTGCCGGTTGCGCCGCGACTTGAAGCGGAACTCGAAGGCCACGCCCCGGAAGATCAGGCCGGCCAGCATCAGGAAGACCCCGATGTAGAGCGCCGGGAGAAACACCGAGTAGACCAGCGGAAAGGCGCCGAGCAGGCCGGCACCGCCCAGCACCAGCCAGGTCTCGTTGCCGTCCCAGACCGGGGCCACGGAGTTCATCATCACGTCCCGGGAGGCCTCGTCCGGAGCGAAGGGGTAGAGAATCCCCAAGCCCAGGTCGAAGCCGTCCATCACCACGTACATGATCACCCCGAAGCCGATGATCAGCGCCCAGATCAATGAAAGATCAAACATCTCCATGGCCTATCTCCTCCAGGTGGGCGAGGCGTCATGCTCGAAGGGGGTATGGGCGGCGGAAAGCGGGCGCTTGGGGCGGTGCACCTCGCCCTCCACGCTGTCGCGCTCGTCCTCGGGCAGCATGCCCTGGCGCACCACTCGGGTGAGGTAGTAGACCCCGGCCCAGAACACCACTGCGTAGACCGCCACGTAGCCCACCAGGGTGAAGAGCGCCATGCCGCCGGTGAGCGACGGCGTGAGCCCCTCGGCATGGCTCAGCATGCCGTAGACCAGCCAGGGGGCGCGGCCCACCTCGGTGACGATCCAGCCCGCCAGCACCGCGATGAAGGGGGTCACGCTCATCAGCCGCAGCGTCTGCAGGAAGCCGCGGTGTTCGTAGAGCCGCCCGCCGCGGCGCAGCCAGAGCCCGGCGAGGGCGACGCCGATCATCACAAAGCCCAGGCCCACCATGACACGGAACGCCCAGAAGACGATCCACACCGGCGGCTGCTCCTCCGGGGGTACCTCGCTGATGCCGGGCACCACGCCGGCCGGGTCATGCTTGAGGATCACGCTGGCCAGGCTCGGGATGCCGATCTCGAAGCGGTTGGTCTGGGCCTCCTGGTCGGGAATCGCGAAAAGCAGCAGCGGGACATTGCCGCGGGTCTCCCAGTTGCCCTCCATGGCCGCCACCTTGGTGGGCTGGTGCTCCAGGGTATTGAGGCCGTGGAAGTCGCCGACCACCGCCTGAGTGGGGGTCAGCACCAGCAGCAGCCACAGGCACATGGAGAGGGCCCGGCGGTTGGCCTCCACGTCACGCCGGATCAGCAGGTACCAGGCGCTGACCCCGGCCACCACGAAGGCACCGGTCAGGAAGGAGGCCATCACCATATGGGCGAAGCGCCAGCCGAAAGAGGGGTTGAAGATCGCCTCGCTCCAGGAGAGCACCCGGAAGCTGCCGTCGATGAGCTCTACCCCCGCGGGGGTCTGCATCCAGCTGTTGGCCGAGAGGATCCAGAACGATGAGATGAAGGTACCGAAGGCGACCATGCAGGCCGCGAAGAGATGCACCCCCTGGGGCACCTTGCCGCGGCCGAAGAGCAGCACGCCGAGGAAGGCCGCCTCCAGGAAAAAGGCCGTGACCACCTCATAGCTGAGCATGGGCCCGAGGAAGTTGGCCGAGGCGTAGGAGAAGTTGCTCCAGTTGGTGCCGAACTGGAAGGACATCACGATGCCCGACACCACCCCCATGCCGAAGACCACAGCGAAGACCTTGGTCCAGAAGAGGGCCAGACGATCCCAGACGGGGTTCTCGGTCCGATAGAAGAGCCCGTGCAGCAGGGCGATATAGGACGCCAGCCCGATGGTGAAGACCGGGAAGATGGCGTGAAAGGAGACCACGAAGGCGAATTGCAATCGTGACAACAGCAGGGGATCCAGTTCCATGACGCATGCCTCGATACGGGATATTGAGTCGAGCATGTCGCAAGGGATGCGGGCGCACCTAACGGTGCTTGTTATGCCTCTGACGCCGTCGCGGCGCCATGACGCACTCCACCTGGACACCAGGTCAATGCCGGCACGCAGACGAAAATCGCGCGACCGGAAAGGGAATCGATGACCTTTATTGATGCATTTTCATTGAGTCATCCATACCGACCGCCATAATGCCGAAAAGTTGATCTGGATCAGGCGTGTCCCATTGTCGCACTGCCTGTCTCGACCTCGGCTCCCTCCCAAGAGACGGATGCAGGAGCCCGTCGCCGGGCCTCGTTCCGGCCTCGGCTTCTGCCCTCGCTGGGGGCTGCGACCCAGCGGCACGCCCCCGCGGCAACTAGCCTGTGCCGCCCAGTACCAGACGCACCAGCCAGGCCGTATAGGTGAGGTACATGGCCAGCAGCACCCCGCCTTCCAGGCGGATGATGCGCCCCGCCCGGCCGCGCCAGCCAAGGGCGAAGACCGCCATCAGCACGGTCATGGCCGCCATCAGGCTCCAGTCGCGCAGCAGCACCTCGGCACCGACCTGGATGGGGTGGATCACCGCGGCGAGCCCCACCACTCCCAGGGTATTGAACAGGTTCGAGCCCACCACGTTGCCGAGCACCAGGTCGTGCTCGCGACGCCGCAGGGCGCTGATGGAAGAGGCGAGCTCGGGCAGTGAGGTGCCCACCGCCACCACGGTCAGGCCGATGATCAGGTCGCTGACGCCGAGGCCCTGAGCGATGGCCACCGCCCCCCACACCAGAATGCGCGAGCTGACCACCAGCAGCACCAGGCCGATGCCGGTCCAGGCCAGGGCGGCGCCCAGCGACATCGGGTGCTCCGCCAGGCTCTCCTCGGTATCGGCGCCCAGGGCGTCGGCGCCTTCGCGGCGGGCACGGAAGATGCTCACGCCGATGAAGAGCGCCAGCAGCGCCAGCAGCAGCGCCCCCTCCAGCCGCCCCACCACGCCGCCCCACATCAGCAGCGCCGAGAGCAGGGTCGCCGCCCCCAGGATGGGCATCTCGCGGCGCACCACCCTGGAGTGCACCGCCAGGGGCGAGATCAGCGCCACCAGGCCGAGGATCAGGCCGATATTGGCGATGTTGGAACCGTAGGCGTTGCCCAGCGCCAGGCCGGGATTGCCCTGCCCCGCCGCCAGCGCCGAGACCACGAGCTCCGGCGCCGAGGTGCCGAAGCCGATCACCAGCATGCCGATCAGCAGCGGCGAGACACCGAAACGGGCGGAGGATGCCGCCGCTCCGTCGACGAAGCGCTCGGCGCTCCACACCAGCAGGACCAGGCCTGCCACCACCGCTACTGCAGGAAGGATCATCGTGTTGCCTCAGCCACATTCAGGAGTGCATGTTTCTCTATGGTACGCATTGCGTCAACGTGTCACACTTTTGTCCGAGACCCATCGCCCAGGGCCGAGAGTGTAGGCCCCCTACCGCCCCGGGTGAAGCCCGGCACCGTGCCGTCAGCAGGAGTGACCACGCCCTTGGCCCAGCGCCCCCTTCGCCTTCTGGATCGCATGCCCTCGTTGCCCACCGAGGCCCCGAGGGTCGATCGCACGCCGCCCGAATCCCGGGCGCGGCGACGCCTGCGCGCCTGCCAGGAGTGCGACTGGGTGGTCGCCCTCCCCCCGCTGCGCGGCGGCGAACAGGCCGACTGCCCGCGCTGCGGGCACACGCTGGTCAAGCGCCACCTGCGGCCAGCCCAGCGCAGCATGGCGCTGGCGCTATCGGCCCTGCTGGCGCTGGCCATGGCGCTCTCCTTTCCCTTCATCAGCTTCAGCGTGGGCGGCGTGGGCAACCGCATCGAGCTCTCCCAGACCGCCACCACCCTGATCGGCTTTCATCAACCGGTGGTGGCCGGCGCAGTGATCCTCACCATCATCGTGCTGCCGGCGGTCTACCTGCTGGGAGTGATCTGGCTGCAGCTCGGCCTGCTGCGCGATGACCCGCTGCCCGCCAGCCGCGCCATCGCCCGCTCCCTGGCCCAGCTCAACCCCTGGATGATGGCCGATGTCTTCATCATTGGCGCCCTGGTCAGCCTGATCAAGGTCGCCGGCATGGCCCAGATCGAGCTGGGGGTCTCCTTCTGGGCCTTCTGCGCCTTTGCCCTGCTGCTGCTCTTCACCACCCAGTCCATCGATGCCGACTGGATGTGGTTCTCCCTGGCCGGCGAGCCCCGGGCTCCGGAGGGCACCCGCACTGGCGAGACCGCCGCCCCCCAGAGACTGGCCGGCTGCGGCACCTGCGGCCTGATCGGTCGCCTGGATGAACGAGGGCGCGGGCGCTGCCGACGCTGCGGCGACCGTCTGCGCGCCCGACTGCCCCACAGCCTGCAGCGCACCTGGGCCCTGCTCGCCGCCGCCACGGTGATGTACATTCCCGCCAACGTCTACCCGATCATGACCACCACCAGCCTCGGCCACACGAGCCCCTCGACCATCATCGGCGGCGTGGTGGAGCTGGTCCAGTTAGGCTCCTGGCCGGTGGCCGCGGTGATCTTCATCGCCAGCGTCATCGTGCCGGTGGGCAAGCTGGTGGCGCTGGCCTGGCTCTGCCTGGTGGTGAGCCGCAGCAGCGAGCTCAATGCCGCCGTGCGTACCCGGCTCTACCGGCTCACCGAATTCATCGGCCGCTGGTCGATGATCGACATCTTCGTGGTGGCGATCCTGGTGGCGCTGATCCGTGCCGGCTCGCTGATGTCGATCACCCCTGGGCCCGCCGCCCTGGCCTTCGGCGCCGTGGTGGTGATCACCATGCTGGCGGCCATGACCTTCGACCCGCGGCTGCTCTGGGATGCCCCGCTGCCCCGCGATGACCGCCGACGAACCCCAGAGGGCACGCACCCGGCGCCCCACGTCACCCGCCAGGATTCACAAGGAAATACCGGATGAGCGATACCCCCCGCGGCGAGGCCGCGCCCGACCAGGACCTGCACCGGGCCAAGCCCTCTCCCCAGGCCCGCTTCTCGCCGATCTGGATCGTGCCCATCGTGGCCATCCTGATCGGCCTGTGGCTGGTCTATGACAACTACCGCAGCCGCGGCCCCCAGGTGACCCTGGTGATGGCCAACGCCGAGGGGATCGAGGCCGGCAGCACCCTCATCAAGACCCGCAACGTCCAGGTGGGCCGCGTGGAGCGGGTGCAGCTCTCCGAGGACCTGTCGACGGCGGTGATCACCGCCCGCATGAGCCCCGACACCGACGCCATGCTGGTCGAGGACAGCCGCTTCTGGGTGGTCAAGCCCCGCGTGGGCCGCGAGGGGATCAGCGGGCTGGGCACGGTGCTCTCCGGCGCCTTCATCCAGCTCGAGCCGGGCGGCAGTGAAGTCGCCTCCCGGGAGTTCCAGGTCAGCGACCAGCCGCCGGTGGCCCCGGCGGGGGCGGCTGGCCTGCGCATCAACCTGGTCAGCCAGCTCGGCAACTCGCTTCGGGTCGGTGACCCGGTCACCTACCAGGGCTATACCGTGGGCCGCGTCGAGGACGCCCTCTTCGATGCCCAGACCCGGCGCATGCAGCACCGCATCTTCATCGAGGCGCCCTACGACACCCTGGTCACCGACAGCACCCGCTTCTGGTCGGCCAGCGGCATCGACCTGCGCCTCGACTCCGAGGGCTTTCGGGTCAACGTGGAGTCCTTCGAGGCGCTGCTGGGGGGCGGCGTCACCTTCGGGGTGCCGGAGGACCTGCCGCTGGGCGGCCCGGTGGAGCCCGACGTCACCTTCAACCTCTATCCCGACGAGGACAGCGCCCGCCAGGGCACCTTCAACCGCTACCTGGAGTACGTGCTGCTGGTGGACGACTCGGTGCGCGGCCTCTCCCGAGGGGCGCCGGTGGAGTTCCGCGGCGTGCGCATCGGCACCGTGGCGGCGGTCCCCTGGAACTTCAACGCCCCCCAGCCCGAGGGCCGCACCGGCTTCTCCATCCCGGTGCTGATCCGCATCGAGCCGCAGCGACTGGGCATCGAGAACCAGGACGTCGTGCTCTCCGAATGGCGCGAGCGCTTCGACCGCCTGTTCGGCGTGGGGCTGCGCGCCAGCCTGAAGAGCGGCAACCTGCTCACCGGGGCGCTGTTCGTCGACCTCAACTTCAACAGCGACCTGGCCGGCCAGCACGTGGCCGAGACCTTCGCCGACAAGACGGTCTTCCCCACGGTCGCCGGCGGCTTTGCGCTGATCGAGGCTCAGGTGACCGAGCTGCTGGCCAAGCTCAATGACCTGGAGGTGGAGCCGCTGCTGGCCGGCCTCGATCGCAACCTGGCCGCCTCCGAGGCGATGCTGGGTGAGGTGCGCGAGCTCTCCGCCTCGCTCAACGCCCTGCTGGCGGACCCGGGCACCCGGGAGGTGCCGGCCAACCTCAACGCCACCCTGGTGGAGCTGCGCGAGACCCTGCAGGGGGTTTCGCCCGGCTCCAGCGCCTACCAGGAGCTGACCGGCGCCGTGGAGCGCCTTGAGCGGCTGATGCGGGACCTCCAGCCGGTGGCACGCACCCTCTCCGACAACCCCCGCGCCCTGCTCTTCGACAGCCTGGAGACCGAGGACCCCATGCCCCGGGCCCCGCGGTGAGTACGATGGCGACTGACGGCGACTGTCGGCACAAGACGCCCCTCGACAAGGAGACGAGACGATGACGAGGCGATGGATGCTGGCCGCCCTGGCGGCCCTTACGGTGACGGCGGGGCTCGCCGGCTGCGCCAGCTCGAGCCCCCAACCTGCGCGCTATACCCTGCCCGAGGCGGCAGGCTCGGCGGCCGGCGCCGAGGCGACTCACCTGCTGCTGCTGCGCCCGCCGCGTCTGGCCCACTATCTGGACGTGGACGGCCTGGTGATGCAGGTGGATGACATTACCCTGGTGGAGGCCCGCGGCCATCAGTGGGCCGAGGCCCTGGGCCGCCAGCTCGAGCGCGGCCTGCGCCTGCGCCTGGCCGCCCGGCTGCCCGATACCCGGGTGATGCTGGACGAGGCCGGCGTGCGCGAACCCGGCGCCCTCAGCCTGCGCCTGGAGCTCGACCGCTTCCAGGGTCGCCACGACGGCCTGGCCGTGATCGGCGGCCAGTGGCAGCTGCGCGACGCCGAGGGGCGCCTGCTGGCCATGGCGCCCCTGCAGGTGGAGACCGAGCTCGACGACGACGGCTACCCGGCACTGGTGCGCGCCCTGGGCCGCGGCTGGGACAGCGCGGCCGACCAGCTCGCCGAGGCGGTGCGCCGCGCGCGCTGAGCGCCGCAGGCAGAGCGCCCGGCGCTGGGCTATGGTCATCTGAGGCCCCCAGGGACATCTTTTCACCGACAGGGATGACACCATGCACGACGACCTGACCCGGGAGCTCGCCGAACGCGAGTTCCGCCATGCCATCGCCCTCGAGCTGCGCGAGATAGCCCGGCGCGCCCGCCGCGCCCTGCTGATCGCCCTGGCCAGCGACACCCACGGCCAGGAGGCCCTGGCGGAGCTCGGGGTCGCCGACCGGGCGCTGGCCGAGCTCGACGCCCTGGCCGCACAGCATGACTTCGTGGCGCTGCCGATGCTTGCCGACGTGCGCCGCGGGGTCGACCGCCTGGCCTGCCAGCTCTACCAGGACGGCGCCTGCGACGGCCTCGACGAGGACGCCCACGAGGCCTTCCTCAACCGCCATGCCCGCGGGCTGACCGCCCTGGACGGCATCGGCCCGGTCACGGCCCGGCGCCTGTTCGCCCACGGCATCAGCGACCTCGACCAGCTGCGCGTGCTCGGCGCCGAGGGTCTCGACGAGATCACCGGCCTCAACGCCGCCACCCTGGCCCGCATCCGCACAAGCCTCGCCGCAGACGCGGACGGGAAGTAGCTGCGCCGGCCGCCTCGATCTGGCATAATGTTGCCACGCGGCAACCATCGAGTCCCTCCTGCCGCGCCTACCCGAATTTCTCACGCCCCGGCCCGGGACTGGCCACGCGACGTTGCGTGGCACGGCCGAGGCGTTTCTGCGGAGACCGCATGACCTTTTCCGACCTCGGCCTGCGTGCCGAACTGCTGCGTGCCGTAGAGGCACAGGGCTACACCGTTCCGACCCCGATCCAGCGCCAGGCGATTCCTGCCGTGCTCGAGGGCGGCGACCTGCTGGCCAGCGCCCAGACCGGTACCGGCAAGACCGCCGGCTTCACCCTGCCGATGCTCCAGCGCCTGGCCGGTGGCCCGCGCCCCGGCCGCCGCGAGGTGCGCGCCCTGGTGCTCACCCCGACCCGCGAGCTGGCCGCCCAGGTGGGCGAGAGCGTGGCCGACTACGGCCGCCACCTGACCCTCAAGAGCCACGTGATCTTCGGCGGCGTGGGCCAGCAGCCCCAGGTGGATGCCATCCGCCCCGGCCTCGACGTCCTTGTCGCCACTCCGGGTCGCCTGCTCGACCTGCAGCAGCAGAAGCACGTGGACCTCTCCAAGGTGGAGATCCTGGTGCTCGACGAAGCCGACCGCATGCTCGACATGGGCTTCATCCACGACATCAAGAAGATCCTCCGGGTACTGCCCCCGAAGCGCCAGAACCTGCTCTTCTCGGCCACCTTCTCCGATGACATCCAGGCGCTGGCCAACAAGCTGCTGGACCGTCCGGCGATGATCGAGGTGGCGCGTCGCAACACCACCGCCGAGACCGTCGACCAGGCGATCTATCGCGTGGACCGCGAGAAGAAGCGCGAGCTGCTGGCCCACCTGATCAGCCAGCACAACTGGCACCAGGTGCTGGTCTTCACCCGCACCAAGCACGGTGCCAACCGCCTGGCCGAGCAGCTCTCCAAGCAGGAGATCCCGGCCATGGCGATCCATGGCAACAAGAGCCAGTCGGCGCGCACCAAGGCGCTCTCCGCCTTCAAGAGCGGCGACCTGCAGGTGCTGGTGGCCACCGATATCGCCGCCCGCGGCCTCGACATCAGCGAGCTGCCCCACGTGGTCAACTTCGAGCTGCCCAACGTGGCCGAGGACTATGTGCACCGCATCGGCCGCACCGGGCGCGCCGGCAGCGAGGGCCAGGCGGTCTCGCTGGTCTGCGTCGATGAGCACGGCCTGCTCAAGGGCATCGAGCGCCTAATCAAGCGCGATCTCGAGAAGCGCATCGAGCCCGGCTTCGAGCCCGACCCCAACGCCAAGCCCGAGCCGATCGAGAACGGTCGCAATCGTGGCGGCGGCGGTCGCGGCCAGGGCCGCGGCAACGGCCAGGGCCAGCGCGGCCGCGACGAGCAGTCCCAGGCGCCGCGCCGGCGTCGCGGTGGTGGCGGCGGTGGCGGAGGTCGCCGGCAGGCGTGAGACCGCCGCAAGGCGGTCGTGTCGTTTCCGGCTTCTGCGAAGGCCCCGTCCACGAGCCTCTTTGCCGACGCCCTAGCGGCGCTGGGAGGCGTCCCCCATGGCCGTCACCAGGGTGAAGTAGACCACGCGGCCCAGCGCCGTGCAGAGCACGCCCAGCACCGCCACGGCCCACAGCGCGCCGCTGGAGAGCCCTATGGGCCAAGCGGACTCTGCGGGCAAGAGGGCCAGCGGCAGGTTGAACAAGTCCGTACGAGGTCAGGGTGACCGGGAGGGGGTGCCGAGGGGGGGGGCAGCCTGCCGACGTGGGGCCATGAAGCTTAACATGCTAATCTATTTGCCCCCTTCACCCGACGAGTCAACGCCGATGTCTGCGATGCCGGAGACCACGGACCCCCGCTCCCCCCAACCGAACCGCCGCCTGCTGCTGGTCTTCATCGGCCTGATGGTGCTGGTGGGCCTCAACCTGCGCCCCGCCCTCTCCAGCCTCGCCCCGGTGCTCACCCGCATCCAGCAGGATACCGGCCTCTCGCCGCTCGCCATCGGCGCGCTCACCACCCTGCCGGTGCTCTGCCTGGGGCTCTTCGCACCCCTGGCCCCCTGGTTGGCCAAGCGGCTGGGCCCGGAGCGGGCCCTGGCCGCCGGCCTCGCGTTGCTGGCCGGCGGGCTCGCGCTGCGTGGTATCCCCCTGATCGCGCCCCTCTTCCTCGGCACCCTGATGGTGGGCGCCGCCATCGGCGTGGCCGGCACCCTACTGCCCGCCCTGGTCAAGCGCGAGCTGCCCGCCGGCGCCGACCTGATGACCGGCGTCTACACCATGGCGTTGTGCCTGGGCGGCGCCCTGGGGGCTGGGCTCGCCATTCCGCTGACCGAGTGGCTGGGCGGCTGGCATCTGGGCCTGGCCAGCTGGGCGGCGCTTGCCGTTCTGGCCCTGGCGGCCTGGTTGCTGATGGCGCCACGCCGGGACGAAGCCACGCTGCCCAGCGCCGGCGGCTCCATGCGCGACGTGCTCGGCCAGCCGCTGGCCTGGCAGGTCATGCTGCTGATGGGGCTCCAGTCGTCGCTGGCCTATATCGTCTTCGGCTGGCTGCCGACCCTGCTGGTGGCCCGGGGTTACGGCGAGGGCGAGGCCGGTTGGGTCATGGGCGCCTCGGTCATGATCCAGGTGGTCTCGGCGCTCTCGGCGCCATGGCTGGCTCGCCTGGGCCGTGACCAGCGCCCGGCCCTGTGCCTGTCGCTGGGCATCACCGCGGCCGGCCTCTGGCTGCTGCTGCAAGGGCCGGATGCGCTGCGCTGGCCGGGCGCCATGCTGCTGGGGCTCGGCCAGGGAGGCGGCTTCAGCATGGCGCTGACGCTGATCGTGCTGCGCTCAGGCAACTCCCGGCTGGCCGGCAAGCTCTCCGGCCTGGCCCAGGGCGGCGGCTATACTCTGGCCGCCCTGGGGCCGCTGGGTGTAGGGGTCATGCTGCAGCTCGATCTGGGCCTTGCCACCATCACCATCGTGCTGATGTCGGTCTGCGCCCTGGCTGGCCTGTTCGCCCTGTTCGCCGGCCGCAACCGACGCCTGGAGATCGATGCCGAGGGGCGCCTGGTCACCCGCTGACAACGCGGACCGCCAGGCTTGTCCGCGATCAATGGCGGCCCTCCACGGCCGCGGTTAGACTCGAGGCAAACCCTTCCGGCAGCGGTGACGCATGGGCGATGACAAGGCGGTGGCCCTCGAGGCCCGCGGGCTGACGCGCAGCTACCCGATGGGCGAGGTGACCATCCAGGCCCTGCGCGGCGTGGACCTGGCCCTCTACCGCGGAGAGCTGCTGGTGATGCTGGGCGCCTCGGGCTCCGGCAAGTCCACCCTGCTCAATATCCTCGGCGGCCTCGACAGTGCCAGCGGCGGCGAGGTGCGCTACGTCGACCACCGCGGCCAGAGCCGCGACCTGACCCGCGCCAGCCAGCGCGAACTCACCCGCTTTCGCCGCCACTACGTCGGCTTCGTGTTCCAGTTCTACAACCTGATCGCCAGCCTCACCGCCCGGGAGAACGTGGCCATCGTCACCGAGATCGCGCGCCGCCCGATGAGCCCGGAGTCGGCGCTGGCCATGGTCGGCCTCGGCGAGCGCCTCGACCACTTTCCCTCCCAGCTCTCCGGCGGCGAGCAGCAGCGGGTGGCCATCGCCCGGGCGGTGGCCAAGCAGCCCGATCTGCTGCTCTGCGACGAACCCACCGGCGCCCTGGACTTCCGCACCGGCATCCGCGTCCTCGAGGTCCTCGAGACCGTCAACCGCGAGACCGCCACCACGGTGGCGATCATCACCCACAACGAGGTGATCGGCGAGATGGCCGACCGGGTGATCCGCCTGCGCGACGGCCGGGTCGACGAGATCCACGTCAACGCCACCCGCC
The Halomonas alkalicola DNA segment above includes these coding regions:
- the cydB gene encoding cytochrome d ubiquinol oxidase subunit II — translated: MEMFDLSLIWALIIGFGVIMYVVMDGFDLGLGILYPFAPDEASRDVMMNSVAPVWDGNETWLVLGGAGLLGAFPLVYSVFLPALYIGVFLMLAGLIFRGVAFEFRFKSRRNRHWWNRAFCWGSAVAAFAQGAVVGAYIQGFAVEDFTYVGGALDWLTPFTILTGISLMAGYALLGATWLILKSEGHVQAWAYRITPVLLLAVLAAFVMISLWTPMVNPGVFERWFDHIHLIWVFPVLALACAGWLIAAVHRRQEGQPFVATLGLFIFTYLGLVASKWPVIVPPNYTIWDAASAPESQLFLLIGVLFVIPIVLAYTAWTYWVFRGKVKVGEGYH
- a CDS encoding cytochrome ubiquinol oxidase subunit I — encoded protein: MELDPLLLSRLQFAFVVSFHAIFPVFTIGLASYIALLHGLFYRTENPVWDRLALFWTKVFAVVFGMGVVSGIVMSFQFGTNWSNFSYASANFLGPMLSYEVVTAFFLEAAFLGVLLFGRGKVPQGVHLFAACMVAFGTFISSFWILSANSWMQTPAGVELIDGSFRVLSWSEAIFNPSFGWRFAHMVMASFLTGAFVVAGVSAWYLLIRRDVEANRRALSMCLWLLLVLTPTQAVVGDFHGLNTLEHQPTKVAAMEGNWETRGNVPLLLFAIPDQEAQTNRFEIGIPSLASVILKHDPAGVVPGISEVPPEEQPPVWIVFWAFRVMVGLGFVMIGVALAGLWLRRGGRLYEHRGFLQTLRLMSVTPFIAVLAGWIVTEVGRAPWLVYGMLSHAEGLTPSLTGGMALFTLVGYVAVYAVVFWAGVYYLTRVVRQGMLPEDERDSVEGEVHRPKRPLSAAHTPFEHDASPTWRR
- a CDS encoding calcium/sodium antiporter, whose translation is MILPAVAVVAGLVLLVWSAERFVDGAAASSARFGVSPLLIGMLVIGFGTSAPELVVSALAAGQGNPGLALGNAYGSNIANIGLILGLVALISPLAVHSRVVRREMPILGAATLLSALLMWGGVVGRLEGALLLALLALFIGVSIFRARREGADALGADTEESLAEHPMSLGAALAWTGIGLVLLVVSSRILVWGAVAIAQGLGVSDLIIGLTVVAVGTSLPELASSISALRRREHDLVLGNVVGSNLFNTLGVVGLAAVIHPIQVGAEVLLRDWSLMAAMTVLMAVFALGWRGRAGRIIRLEGGVLLAMYLTYTAWLVRLVLGGTG
- a CDS encoding paraquat-inducible protein A, yielding MPSLPTEAPRVDRTPPESRARRRLRACQECDWVVALPPLRGGEQADCPRCGHTLVKRHLRPAQRSMALALSALLALAMALSFPFISFSVGGVGNRIELSQTATTLIGFHQPVVAGAVILTIIVLPAVYLLGVIWLQLGLLRDDPLPASRAIARSLAQLNPWMMADVFIIGALVSLIKVAGMAQIELGVSFWAFCAFALLLLFTTQSIDADWMWFSLAGEPRAPEGTRTGETAAPQRLAGCGTCGLIGRLDERGRGRCRRCGDRLRARLPHSLQRTWALLAAATVMYIPANVYPIMTTTSLGHTSPSTIIGGVVELVQLGSWPVAAVIFIASVIVPVGKLVALAWLCLVVSRSSELNAAVRTRLYRLTEFIGRWSMIDIFVVAILVALIRAGSLMSITPGPAALAFGAVVVITMLAAMTFDPRLLWDAPLPRDDRRRTPEGTHPAPHVTRQDSQGNTG
- the pqiB gene encoding intermembrane transport protein PqiB encodes the protein MSDTPRGEAAPDQDLHRAKPSPQARFSPIWIVPIVAILIGLWLVYDNYRSRGPQVTLVMANAEGIEAGSTLIKTRNVQVGRVERVQLSEDLSTAVITARMSPDTDAMLVEDSRFWVVKPRVGREGISGLGTVLSGAFIQLEPGGSEVASREFQVSDQPPVAPAGAAGLRINLVSQLGNSLRVGDPVTYQGYTVGRVEDALFDAQTRRMQHRIFIEAPYDTLVTDSTRFWSASGIDLRLDSEGFRVNVESFEALLGGGVTFGVPEDLPLGGPVEPDVTFNLYPDEDSARQGTFNRYLEYVLLVDDSVRGLSRGAPVEFRGVRIGTVAAVPWNFNAPQPEGRTGFSIPVLIRIEPQRLGIENQDVVLSEWRERFDRLFGVGLRASLKSGNLLTGALFVDLNFNSDLAGQHVAETFADKTVFPTVAGGFALIEAQVTELLAKLNDLEVEPLLAGLDRNLAASEAMLGEVRELSASLNALLADPGTREVPANLNATLVELRETLQGVSPGSSAYQELTGAVERLERLMRDLQPVARTLSDNPRALLFDSLETEDPMPRAPR
- a CDS encoding PqiC family protein: MTRRWMLAALAALTVTAGLAGCASSSPQPARYTLPEAAGSAAGAEATHLLLLRPPRLAHYLDVDGLVMQVDDITLVEARGHQWAEALGRQLERGLRLRLAARLPDTRVMLDEAGVREPGALSLRLELDRFQGRHDGLAVIGGQWQLRDAEGRLLAMAPLQVETELDDDGYPALVRALGRGWDSAADQLAEAVRRAR
- a CDS encoding helix-hairpin-helix domain-containing protein → MHDDLTRELAEREFRHAIALELREIARRARRALLIALASDTHGQEALAELGVADRALAELDALAAQHDFVALPMLADVRRGVDRLACQLYQDGACDGLDEDAHEAFLNRHARGLTALDGIGPVTARRLFAHGISDLDQLRVLGAEGLDEITGLNAATLARIRTSLAADADGK
- a CDS encoding DEAD/DEAH box helicase; translated protein: MTFSDLGLRAELLRAVEAQGYTVPTPIQRQAIPAVLEGGDLLASAQTGTGKTAGFTLPMLQRLAGGPRPGRREVRALVLTPTRELAAQVGESVADYGRHLTLKSHVIFGGVGQQPQVDAIRPGLDVLVATPGRLLDLQQQKHVDLSKVEILVLDEADRMLDMGFIHDIKKILRVLPPKRQNLLFSATFSDDIQALANKLLDRPAMIEVARRNTTAETVDQAIYRVDREKKRELLAHLISQHNWHQVLVFTRTKHGANRLAEQLSKQEIPAMAIHGNKSQSARTKALSAFKSGDLQVLVATDIAARGLDISELPHVVNFELPNVAEDYVHRIGRTGRAGSEGQAVSLVCVDEHGLLKGIERLIKRDLEKRIEPGFEPDPNAKPEPIENGRNRGGGGRGQGRGNGQGQRGRDEQSQAPRRRRGGGGGGGGRRQA
- a CDS encoding MFS transporter, which produces MPETTDPRSPQPNRRLLLVFIGLMVLVGLNLRPALSSLAPVLTRIQQDTGLSPLAIGALTTLPVLCLGLFAPLAPWLAKRLGPERALAAGLALLAGGLALRGIPLIAPLFLGTLMVGAAIGVAGTLLPALVKRELPAGADLMTGVYTMALCLGGALGAGLAIPLTEWLGGWHLGLASWAALAVLALAAWLLMAPRRDEATLPSAGGSMRDVLGQPLAWQVMLLMGLQSSLAYIVFGWLPTLLVARGYGEGEAGWVMGASVMIQVVSALSAPWLARLGRDQRPALCLSLGITAAGLWLLLQGPDALRWPGAMLLGLGQGGGFSMALTLIVLRSGNSRLAGKLSGLAQGGGYTLAALGPLGVGVMLQLDLGLATITIVLMSVCALAGLFALFAGRNRRLEIDAEGRLVTR
- a CDS encoding ABC transporter ATP-binding protein codes for the protein MGDDKAVALEARGLTRSYPMGEVTIQALRGVDLALYRGELLVMLGASGSGKSTLLNILGGLDSASGGEVRYVDHRGQSRDLTRASQRELTRFRRHYVGFVFQFYNLIASLTARENVAIVTEIARRPMSPESALAMVGLGERLDHFPSQLSGGEQQRVAIARAVAKQPDLLLCDEPTGALDFRTGIRVLEVLETVNRETATTVAIITHNEVIGEMADRVIRLRDGRVDEIHVNATRRPARELRW